The Lolium perenne isolate Kyuss_39 chromosome 6, Kyuss_2.0, whole genome shotgun sequence genome segment AAGTGAATCTGGTGGCGTTGCAGGAGACGAAATTGGATGCAATCGATGCATTCTTGGTGATGCAATGTTTGGGGCCGACCTTTGATGGTTTTGCCTTCTTGCCAGCGCAGCAAACTCGTGGTGGGGTGTTGGTAGCTTGGGATTCTTCGGTGATGAGGGTAGACAGAGTGGCTCTGGATTCATTTTCTGTCAGTGCCCAAGTCTCTATGGTGGGTGTGGAACCATGGTGGTTTACAGCAGTGTATGGGCCGCAGACGGATGAAGAGAAGCGTCAGTTCCTCCGCGAACTGACGGAGCGCAGGAGCCGGTGCCCCGGACCGTGGCTGCTCATCGGGGATTTCAACATGATCCTAAGAGCTTCGGAGAAGAACAACCTCAATATCAATCGATCAGTTATGAACAGTTTCAGAGAGTTCGTGGGGTAGAGGGAGCTCAAAGATCTGTATATGCGTGGGAGGCTTTTCACTTGGAGCAATGGACGGGAGGTGCCGACCATGACGAGGATTGATCGCACGTTGGCATCGGTGGAGTGGGATCTGATGTTTCCGGATGCATGTCTGCAGGCACTGTCTGCGACTATTTCTGATCACGCGCCTTTGCATTTGTGGAACAATAATGGGTACCGGCCAAAACAACGCTTCAGATttgaggttttcgggacgaagctcCCGGGTTTCTTGGATGCGGTTAGGGAGGCGTGGGTGTGTGATCCAAACATTGTGGACCCgttcaagaggttggatgctctcTACAGGAACACGGCGGCGGCGTTGCAATCTTGGGGGCAGAGGTCGGTCGGCAATATCAAGATGCAGATGGCAATTGCGAACATGATCATCATGCGTTTTGACGTGGCGCAGGAGCGGAGACAGCTGCTGCCAGTGGAGCAATGGCTCAGGAACAGTCTAAAATTGTCGGTGTTGGGGCTGTCGTCCCTCGAGCGTACCATTGCGCGCCAGAGGTCGAGAGTGAGATGGCTGAAGGAGGGAGACACAAATAGTAAGCTATTCCATGCAATTGCCAATGGGAGACGTGCAAAGCATTTCATACCTGCGGTGCGAGCAGAGGGCCAGATTTTATGGAGCaggaggacaaggaggaggcTTTCTTCAGAGCCTACGCGGAGCTGCTTGGACAAGCCTCGGTCAGAGAGCACACGATTGATCTGGAGAGTATTGGGATGCAGAGAAGGGAGCTGCAGGATCTGGATGCGATTACGGAAGATGAGGTGTGGAAGGTGATCCAAGACCTACCACCGGATCGAGCGCCAGGCCCTGACGGTTTCATTGGGTTGTTTTATCAGAAGGCATGGAGCATTATCAAAGGGGACATGATGGCCGCGGTGCTCAAGCTCGCAGTTGGAGATGGAAGGGGCTTTGACAAGCTCAACAGATCGCTTATCACGCTCATCCCGAAGAGAGGTGATGCTGTGGAGGTTGGGGACTTTAGGCCAATTAGTTTGGTGCATAGTTTTGggaagttgttctccaagttggtTGCCAATCGGCTAAGGATTAAGCTGGGGGATTTGGTGAGTTTCAATCAGTCCGCATTTGTCAAAGGCCGATGTCTACATGACAACTTCCTTCTCGTCAGACAGGTGGCTTGGAAATTGCAGCAACGGAAGGTTAAGGGGTTTTTCCTCAAGTTGGATATTGCGAGAGCTTTTGACTCACTTTCTTTGCCGTTCTTGTTTCAAGTTCTTACGCAGCTGGGGTTTGGTGTGATTTTTCGGAGCTGGATCGGGACACTTTTGCGCACGGCATCTGTCAAGGTATTGGTGAATGGGGTTCCTGGCAGATCCATCAGATTGGTCAGAGGGCTGAGGCAGGGTGACCCAACCTCGCCGCAGTTGTTCGTGCTCGCCATGGAGGTGTTGACGCTCTGCATTGTTAAGGCAGCGGACGAGGGCTTTTATCGATGTtgctgatggcgcgtgatgcacacgtccgttgggaaccccaagaggaaggtgtgatgcgcacagcagtaagttttccctcagaaagaaaccaaggttatcgaaccagtaggagatgaaggccacgtgaaggttgttggtggaggagtgtagtgcggcgcaacaccagcgattccggcgccaacgtggaacctgcacaacacaatcac includes the following:
- the LOC139832363 gene encoding uncharacterized protein, yielding MNYNPEILSMNVRGLNDPVKRDAVREFVASVKVNLVALQETKLDAIDAFLVMQCLGPTFDGFAFLPAQQTRGGVLVAWDSSVMRVDRVALDSFSVSAQVSMVGVEPWWFTAVYGPQTDEEKRQFLRELTERRSRCPGPWLLIGDFNMILRASEKNNLNINRSVMNSFREFVG